One segment of Bradyrhizobium sp. CB2312 DNA contains the following:
- a CDS encoding DUF2934 domain-containing protein encodes MAGLSEEEIRVRAYHLWTEVGEPAGRMDTFWSEAEKQLLAAASTLVSIGDVMARHSLPKKSARHARPS; translated from the coding sequence ATGGCTGGTCTAAGCGAAGAAGAAATCCGCGTTCGAGCATATCATCTCTGGACAGAGGTCGGGGAGCCGGCGGGACGGATGGATACATTTTGGTCCGAGGCTGAGAAGCAGCTTCTTGCCGCAGCTTCCACATTGGTATCCATCGGCGACGTGATGGCGCGGCATTCTCTGCCCAAAAAATCAGCGCGACACGCTCGTCCTTCTTAG